In one Pseudarthrobacter oxydans genomic region, the following are encoded:
- a CDS encoding LLM class flavin-dependent oxidoreductase, whose protein sequence is MTLPLSILDLATIGKGQTAAESFAGSVAMAQSAEKLGYRRVWYAEHHNMSSIASSATSVLIAHVAAHTESIRLGAGGVMLPNHSPLTIAEQFGTLETLHPGRIDLGLGRAPGSDQNTMRALRRDPMSADSFPQDVLELQGYLTGPTRIQGVEATPGKGTNVPLYILGSSLFGARLAAQLGLPYAFASHFAPNALQDAVALYRREFKPSAQLDAPHVIAGVNVIAADSASEAQAMLQATKRARVSLFFGGGREFTDDEADMILDSPQGQHVSQMMTYSAVGTPDVVLDYLDGFGRHADADELIVAHQSTGTEARLRSVELLAEAAGLVRV, encoded by the coding sequence GTGACTCTCCCCCTCTCCATCCTTGACCTGGCAACCATCGGCAAGGGCCAGACGGCGGCGGAGAGCTTCGCGGGCAGCGTGGCCATGGCGCAGAGCGCGGAGAAGCTCGGGTACCGGCGGGTCTGGTACGCCGAGCACCACAACATGTCCTCCATCGCGTCCTCCGCCACGAGCGTGCTGATTGCCCATGTGGCCGCCCACACCGAAAGCATCCGGCTGGGTGCCGGCGGCGTCATGCTGCCCAACCACTCGCCGCTGACCATCGCGGAACAGTTCGGAACCCTGGAGACCCTGCACCCGGGCCGCATCGACCTCGGCCTGGGCCGCGCGCCCGGAAGTGACCAGAACACCATGCGCGCGCTGCGGCGGGATCCCATGTCCGCGGACAGCTTCCCGCAGGACGTGCTGGAACTCCAGGGCTACCTCACCGGTCCCACCCGCATCCAGGGCGTTGAAGCCACGCCAGGCAAGGGCACCAACGTCCCGCTGTACATCCTGGGATCCTCCCTGTTCGGCGCGCGCCTCGCCGCCCAGCTGGGACTGCCGTACGCGTTTGCCTCCCACTTTGCGCCGAACGCCCTGCAGGATGCCGTGGCCCTGTACCGGCGCGAGTTCAAGCCCTCCGCGCAGCTGGATGCCCCGCACGTCATTGCCGGCGTCAACGTCATCGCGGCGGATTCCGCCTCGGAAGCGCAGGCCATGCTGCAGGCCACCAAGCGCGCCCGCGTGTCCCTGTTCTTCGGCGGCGGCCGCGAGTTCACCGACGACGAAGCGGACATGATCCTCGACTCCCCGCAGGGCCAGCACGTGAGCCAGATGATGACGTACTCCGCGGTGGGAACGCCCGACGTAGTCCTTGATTACCTGGACGGTTTCGGGCGGCACGCCGACGCCGACGAACTCATTGTGGCCCACCAGAGCACCGGGACCGAGGCGCGGCTGCGCTCCGTGGAACTCCTGGCAGAGGCTGCCGGGCTGGTCCGGGTGTAG
- a CDS encoding aldo/keto reductase yields the protein MSLETTNQLELSETIDLKDLGTVNRLGFGAMRIVGDGVWGEPADRRAAVAVVRRAVELGVDFIDTADSYGPNISEEILAEALYPYKDGLKIATKVGFTRTGPGKWIPVGRPEYLRQQAELSLRKLKVDTLDLLQLHRIDPKVDAEEQFGVLRELQDEGKVRALGLSQVSVEELEAAGKHFTVSTVQNRYNLTDRSSEDVLRYSEENGIGFIPWAPISAGELAQPGGPLDEAARRLGATTSQVALAWLLRRSPVMMPIPGTGSVQHLEENMAAAGVTLDEETYAELEAAGE from the coding sequence ATGAGCCTAGAGACAACGAACCAGTTGGAACTGTCCGAAACGATCGATTTGAAGGATCTGGGAACCGTGAACCGGCTCGGCTTCGGTGCCATGCGCATCGTGGGTGACGGCGTCTGGGGTGAGCCCGCGGACCGCCGGGCGGCGGTGGCGGTGGTGCGCCGCGCCGTCGAACTCGGCGTTGACTTCATCGATACCGCAGATTCCTACGGCCCCAACATCAGCGAGGAAATCCTCGCCGAGGCACTGTACCCGTACAAGGACGGGCTGAAGATCGCCACGAAGGTGGGCTTCACCCGCACCGGGCCAGGCAAGTGGATCCCCGTGGGCCGCCCGGAGTACCTCCGCCAGCAAGCAGAACTGAGCCTGCGGAAGCTGAAGGTGGACACCCTGGACCTGCTCCAGCTGCACCGGATCGACCCCAAGGTGGACGCCGAGGAGCAGTTCGGCGTGCTGCGCGAGCTCCAGGACGAGGGCAAGGTCCGGGCGCTGGGCCTCTCGCAGGTGAGCGTGGAGGAGCTCGAGGCGGCCGGGAAGCACTTCACCGTTTCCACGGTCCAGAACCGGTACAACCTGACGGACCGGAGCTCCGAGGACGTCCTGCGCTACTCGGAGGAGAACGGCATCGGCTTCATCCCGTGGGCTCCCATTTCCGCGGGTGAGCTGGCGCAGCCGGGAGGGCCGCTGGACGAGGCCGCCAGGCGTTTGGGTGCCACCACTTCCCAGGTTGCACTGGCCTGGCTGCTGCGCCGCTCTCCCGTGATGATGCCGATCCCCGGCACCGGGTCAGTGCAGCACCTGGAGGAAAACATGGCCGCGGCCGGCGTCACCCTGGACGAGGAAACCTACGCTGAACTTGAAGCAGCAGGCGAGTAG
- a CDS encoding type 1 glutamine amidotransferase domain-containing protein — MANILMVVSAADSLTMKDGSQHPTGFWAEELVVAHQTLLDAGHTVHIATPGGAKPTVDQVSLAPESVGGEERAQGFRDYLDSIDGELSRPLVLADVDPSGYDAVVMPGGHGPMADLYQDAALGRLLAAADKDGKVIAPFCHGPAGLLSATDDGGAFVFAGRRLTVFSNEEELGGGTGENTPWLVEDALRDKGAVIENAAAWTSNVVRDGNLITGQNPQSSEDVAKEVIKALG, encoded by the coding sequence ATGGCAAACATTCTGATGGTCGTATCGGCCGCCGATTCGCTCACCATGAAGGACGGCAGCCAGCACCCCACCGGCTTCTGGGCGGAGGAACTGGTGGTGGCACACCAGACCCTGCTGGACGCCGGCCACACTGTCCACATCGCGACCCCCGGGGGCGCGAAGCCCACCGTGGACCAGGTGAGCCTGGCTCCCGAGTCAGTAGGCGGCGAGGAACGGGCGCAAGGTTTCCGCGACTACCTCGACTCAATCGACGGCGAGCTCTCGCGCCCGCTGGTGCTGGCCGACGTCGACCCGTCCGGCTACGACGCCGTTGTGATGCCCGGCGGGCACGGGCCCATGGCCGACCTGTACCAGGACGCCGCCCTCGGCAGGCTCCTGGCGGCGGCGGACAAGGACGGCAAGGTCATCGCTCCCTTCTGCCACGGTCCCGCAGGGCTGCTGAGTGCAACGGACGACGGCGGCGCTTTCGTTTTCGCGGGACGTCGCCTCACGGTGTTCAGCAACGAGGAGGAACTGGGCGGCGGCACCGGCGAGAACACGCCGTGGCTGGTGGAGGACGCCCTGAGGGACAAGGGTGCGGTGATCGAAAATGCTGCCGCCTGGACGTCAAATGTTGTGCGGGACGGCAACCTGATCACGGGCCAGAACCCGCAGTCCAGCGAGGACGTGGCCAAGGAAGTCATCAAGGCGCTGGGCTAG
- a CDS encoding PxKF domain-containing protein, translating to MNVTAPAPSNTAPVLSVSGVTLGISYPKGFVPPAMCNVTDAEDGNSSFMATLSAVSGDDAATGIGSQTASCSYTDKGGLTAASSVTYNIVDGTAPGISYTLDAAQPDGLNGWYRNAVTLKWTVTEGDSTSTLNKVGCNDVTVALDQLPADYSCSASSSGGSAGTVTVPIKKDGTAPTVSYADATGKAGNDNWYTSDVLARFIATDATSGLAPSSQEVSSSGEGADVRVLSPAFTDNAGNTVPDGTISQSFKIDKTAPSVTYDAATGTAGFGGWYTSDVQASFKGTDLTSGPLSATQTVTSSGEGEAVTVQSPAFSDNAGNTTPAGAASQQFKIDKTAPSVGYDGVASGTLGENNWYVTDVGARFTATDATSGLLTSSQTVYSSGEGAEVKVPSPVFVDNAGNITPAGTTSQSFKIDQTAPMVRYVGTSPAANHDGWYNTDVEVTFGATDLVSGPVDATKSVTASDEGDSVTVHSPEFKDLAGNVRAAGEASTTLKIDKTAPTVTFDSVIADGYYGSTPAQPTCSASDSLSGVLGTCEVTGYGTGVGKYTLRATATDLAGNTTTVTHSYEVKAWTMKGFYQPIDMGGVLNTVKGGSAVPAKFEVFAGETEITDPNLMKFTMGTIVCAPNAQTDAIETTAAAGSTVVRYDAIAGQFIYNWKTPASPGSCYQLTMTAKDGTSISANFKLK from the coding sequence GTGAACGTAACCGCGCCCGCGCCGTCAAACACAGCACCGGTCCTCAGTGTGTCCGGTGTAACGCTGGGCATCTCCTACCCCAAGGGGTTTGTGCCCCCTGCGATGTGCAACGTCACCGATGCCGAGGACGGCAACAGTTCCTTCATGGCAACCCTGAGTGCCGTCTCAGGTGACGACGCTGCTACCGGCATAGGCTCCCAGACAGCGTCCTGCAGCTACACCGACAAGGGTGGGCTCACCGCCGCGAGTTCGGTAACGTACAACATCGTTGACGGCACGGCCCCCGGGATCAGCTATACCCTCGACGCGGCGCAGCCGGACGGCTTGAACGGGTGGTACCGGAACGCCGTCACGCTGAAGTGGACCGTCACCGAGGGCGACTCGACCAGCACCCTGAACAAGGTCGGCTGCAACGACGTGACGGTGGCGCTGGACCAGCTGCCTGCTGACTACTCATGCTCCGCGAGCAGCAGCGGCGGCTCGGCCGGCACAGTCACCGTCCCCATCAAGAAAGACGGCACGGCGCCGACGGTGAGCTACGCCGACGCGACAGGAAAGGCCGGCAACGACAACTGGTACACCTCCGATGTACTGGCCCGCTTCATTGCAACAGATGCCACATCCGGACTGGCCCCGTCCTCCCAGGAGGTGTCCTCCAGCGGCGAGGGTGCCGATGTAAGGGTCCTGAGCCCTGCGTTCACGGACAACGCGGGCAATACCGTGCCCGACGGAACCATTTCCCAGTCGTTCAAGATCGACAAGACAGCCCCCAGCGTCACCTATGACGCTGCAACCGGAACCGCAGGCTTTGGCGGCTGGTACACCTCCGATGTCCAGGCCAGCTTCAAAGGAACGGACCTCACCTCCGGGCCCCTCAGCGCAACGCAGACGGTGACCTCGTCCGGGGAAGGCGAAGCCGTGACTGTCCAGAGTCCTGCATTCTCGGACAACGCCGGCAACACCACACCTGCCGGCGCCGCTTCCCAGCAATTCAAGATCGACAAGACGGCGCCGTCCGTTGGCTACGACGGGGTCGCATCAGGCACGCTGGGGGAGAACAACTGGTACGTGACCGACGTCGGGGCCCGCTTTACGGCAACGGATGCGACGTCGGGACTGCTGACGTCCTCGCAGACGGTGTACTCCAGCGGGGAGGGAGCTGAAGTCAAGGTGCCCAGCCCGGTTTTCGTGGACAACGCAGGCAACATCACGCCAGCCGGGACTACGTCGCAGTCCTTCAAGATTGACCAGACCGCGCCGATGGTCCGCTACGTGGGCACGAGCCCCGCAGCCAACCACGACGGCTGGTACAACACGGACGTCGAGGTCACCTTCGGCGCCACCGATCTCGTGTCCGGACCGGTTGACGCGACGAAGAGCGTGACGGCGTCGGACGAAGGGGATTCGGTGACTGTCCACAGCCCCGAGTTCAAGGACCTCGCCGGCAACGTCCGTGCTGCAGGCGAGGCCTCCACCACGCTCAAGATCGACAAGACGGCCCCCACGGTGACCTTCGATTCGGTCATCGCGGACGGCTACTACGGGTCGACGCCCGCGCAGCCGACCTGCTCGGCCTCCGATTCACTGTCCGGAGTGCTTGGGACCTGCGAGGTTACCGGTTACGGCACGGGAGTTGGGAAATACACCCTCAGGGCCACGGCCACGGACCTCGCCGGCAACACCACCACCGTTACCCACTCCTACGAAGTCAAGGCCTGGACCATGAAGGGCTTCTACCAGCCGATCGACATGGGCGGTGTCTTGAACACGGTCAAGGGCGGCAGCGCTGTACCGGCCAAGTTCGAGGTTTTTGCGGGCGAAACCGAGATCACGGACCCCAACCTGATGAAGTTCACCATGGGAACCATCGTCTGTGCACCGAACGCCCAGACCGATGCTATCGAGACGACAGCGGCGGCCGGCAGCACCGTTGTCCGCTATGACGCCATCGCCGGCCAGTTCATCTACAACTGGAAGACGCCTGCAAGCCCCGGCAGCTGCTACCAGCTCACGATGACAGCAAAGGACGGTACCTCGATCAGCGCCAACTTCAAGCTGAAGTAG
- a CDS encoding TetR/AcrR family transcriptional regulator, whose protein sequence is MGTTTVNNGEQIDRQSRILEAALDLLSRHGISGVSMRAVAREAGVALGLVNYYYDDKTSLIRAALRRVDEHDLLLVAQDPSSPPDEQLRKSLRRVAGADLLTTRYLSLRLHLWALAQADEDYAQINAAAFDRYIDGLAALVSNALPGLSWEECRARSSDIVVIQNGMWLTSLLGVDKESIQRSIARTEQIAFAPPGDASSSRDAFQGQ, encoded by the coding sequence ATGGGGACAACCACCGTGAACAATGGCGAACAGATCGACAGGCAGTCCCGCATCCTCGAAGCAGCGCTCGATCTGCTGTCCCGCCACGGTATCTCAGGGGTGAGCATGCGTGCGGTGGCGCGTGAAGCCGGGGTGGCCCTGGGCCTGGTGAACTACTACTACGACGACAAGACCAGCCTGATCCGCGCGGCCCTGCGCCGGGTGGACGAGCACGATCTCCTGCTGGTTGCACAGGATCCGTCGTCTCCCCCGGACGAGCAGCTGCGCAAGTCCCTGCGGCGGGTAGCGGGCGCCGACCTGCTGACCACCCGCTACCTGTCCCTGCGCCTGCACCTTTGGGCCCTCGCCCAGGCAGACGAGGACTATGCACAGATCAATGCTGCCGCCTTCGACCGCTATATCGACGGCCTGGCGGCGCTGGTGTCCAACGCCCTGCCCGGGCTCTCCTGGGAGGAATGCCGCGCGCGGTCATCCGACATCGTGGTCATACAAAACGGCATGTGGTTGACGTCGCTCCTTGGCGTGGACAAGGAATCCATCCAGCGGAGCATCGCACGCACGGAACAGATCGCCTTCGCCCCGCCGGGCGACGCCAGCAGCAGCCGGGACGCGTTCCAGGGGCAGTAA
- a CDS encoding aldehyde dehydrogenase family protein encodes MTYATPSNDETASTLFINGAWEPAASGAVRQIHNPADGELAATASEAGREDTERAIAAARAAFDSGVWSSVPAPGRGTFLLRVAAELRERREKFALAESLDTGKRIAESRIDMDDVAACFEYFGRLAGQQSGRVVDAGDPAVVSKIVYEPVGVCGLITPWNYPLLQAAWKIAPALAAGCTFVLKPSELTPSTAILAMQLLQDLGLPDGVANLVTGPGAEAGAPLSEHPAVDLVSFTGGLETGKRIAAAAAGTVKKVALELGGKNPNVVFADADFDAAVDNALNGAFVHSGQVCSAGARLLVEESIAERFVDELVRRAQDIRLGGPFDETAETGPLISAAHRDKVHAYVQRGIKEGARLRCGGAAPAGEKYDGGFYYQPTVLDRVTRGMSVVVDEAFGPVVTVETFRTEDEAVATANDTIYGLAGAVWTQDAGKAQRVASRLRHGTIWINDYHPYLPQAEWGGFGQSGVGRELGPTGLAEYQEAKHIYQNTSPQVTGWFAGHGKEN; translated from the coding sequence ATGACTTACGCCACACCGTCTAACGACGAGACAGCATCCACCCTCTTCATCAACGGCGCGTGGGAGCCGGCAGCCTCCGGCGCAGTACGCCAAATCCACAACCCCGCCGACGGTGAACTGGCCGCCACGGCCTCCGAGGCCGGCCGGGAAGACACCGAACGGGCCATCGCGGCGGCCCGGGCTGCCTTCGACTCCGGAGTCTGGTCAAGTGTTCCGGCGCCCGGGCGCGGAACCTTCCTGCTCCGGGTCGCCGCGGAACTCCGTGAGCGGCGGGAGAAGTTCGCCCTCGCCGAGTCACTGGACACCGGGAAGCGGATTGCCGAAAGCCGCATCGACATGGACGATGTCGCCGCCTGCTTCGAATACTTCGGCCGGCTCGCCGGGCAGCAGTCCGGCCGCGTGGTGGACGCCGGGGACCCCGCCGTCGTGAGCAAAATCGTCTACGAGCCCGTGGGCGTCTGCGGCCTCATCACTCCGTGGAACTACCCGTTGCTCCAGGCCGCGTGGAAGATTGCGCCCGCACTGGCCGCCGGCTGCACCTTCGTCCTCAAGCCGTCCGAGCTGACGCCGTCCACCGCCATCCTTGCCATGCAGCTGCTGCAGGACCTCGGCCTGCCGGACGGCGTGGCCAACCTCGTCACCGGCCCCGGCGCGGAGGCGGGTGCACCGCTTTCGGAACATCCCGCCGTCGACCTTGTCTCCTTCACCGGCGGCCTGGAAACCGGCAAGCGGATTGCCGCAGCTGCTGCCGGCACCGTCAAGAAGGTGGCGCTGGAGCTGGGCGGCAAGAACCCCAACGTGGTGTTTGCTGACGCGGACTTCGATGCCGCCGTGGACAACGCCCTCAACGGCGCCTTCGTCCACTCCGGGCAGGTCTGCTCGGCCGGCGCCCGGCTGCTGGTGGAGGAATCCATCGCCGAACGCTTCGTGGACGAGCTGGTCCGGCGCGCACAGGACATCCGGCTGGGCGGCCCGTTCGACGAGACCGCAGAAACCGGGCCGCTGATCTCCGCAGCCCACCGGGACAAGGTCCACGCCTACGTCCAGCGCGGCATCAAGGAGGGTGCCCGGCTGCGGTGCGGCGGCGCGGCGCCGGCGGGGGAAAAGTACGACGGCGGCTTCTACTACCAGCCCACCGTCCTGGACCGCGTGACAAGGGGAATGTCCGTGGTCGTGGACGAGGCCTTCGGCCCGGTGGTGACCGTGGAGACTTTCCGCACGGAGGACGAAGCCGTGGCCACCGCGAACGACACCATCTACGGACTGGCCGGCGCCGTCTGGACCCAGGATGCCGGAAAGGCGCAGCGCGTGGCGTCCCGGCTGCGGCACGGCACCATCTGGATCAACGACTACCACCCCTACCTCCCCCAGGCCGAGTGGGGCGGCTTCGGCCAGTCCGGCGTCGGCCGCGAGCTGGGCCCCACCGGCCTGGCGGAATACCAGGAAGCCAAGCACATCTACCAGAACACCAGCCCCCAGGTCACCGGCTGGTTCGCTGGCCACGGCAAGGAGAACTAG
- a CDS encoding GMC oxidoreductase, producing the protein MHFDNIEDLSERSFDYIVIGGGSAGAAVAARLSEDPDVTVALVEAGPDDRNIPEILQLDRWMELLESGYDWDYPVEPQENGNSFMRHARAKVMGGCSSHNSCIAFWAPREDLDEWESKYGAAGWNADAAWPLYRRLETNEDAGPDAPHHGDSGPVHLMNVPPVDPAGVALLDACEQAGIPRAKFNTGTTVVNGANFFQINRRADGTRSSSSVSYIHPIIERENFTLLTGLRARQLVFDADKRCTGVDVVDSAFGRTHRLSAHREVILSTGAIDSPKLLMLSGIGPAAHLAHHGIEVLVDSPGVGEHLQDHPEGVVQFEAKQPMVQTSTQWWEIGIFTPTEDGLDRPDLMMHYGSVPFDMNTLRHGYPTTENGFSLTPNVTHARSRGTVRLRSRDFRDKPMVDPRYFTDPDGHDMRVMVAGIRKAREIAGQPAMAEWTGRELSPGIEAQTDEELREYIRKTHNTVYHPVGTLRMGPSDDDMSPLDPELRVKGVTGLRVADASVMPEHVTVNPNITVMMIGERCADLIRAGRSGDTMTMEEMELTASLA; encoded by the coding sequence ATGCACTTCGACAACATCGAGGACCTCAGCGAGCGCTCATTCGACTACATCGTCATCGGCGGCGGATCCGCCGGAGCCGCCGTCGCCGCCCGGCTGAGCGAGGACCCGGACGTGACCGTGGCCCTGGTGGAGGCCGGCCCGGACGACCGCAACATCCCCGAGATCCTGCAGCTGGACCGCTGGATGGAACTGCTGGAATCCGGCTACGACTGGGACTACCCGGTGGAACCGCAGGAAAACGGCAACTCCTTCATGCGCCACGCCCGCGCCAAGGTCATGGGCGGCTGCTCCAGCCACAACTCGTGCATCGCCTTCTGGGCTCCACGGGAGGACCTGGACGAGTGGGAGTCCAAGTACGGCGCCGCCGGCTGGAACGCCGACGCGGCCTGGCCGCTGTACCGGCGCCTGGAAACCAACGAGGACGCCGGCCCGGACGCCCCGCACCACGGGGACTCCGGCCCCGTGCACCTGATGAACGTGCCCCCGGTGGATCCTGCCGGCGTCGCGCTCCTCGATGCCTGCGAACAGGCCGGCATTCCCCGCGCCAAATTCAACACCGGGACCACCGTGGTCAACGGCGCCAACTTCTTCCAGATCAACCGCCGCGCGGACGGCACCCGGTCCTCCAGCTCGGTCTCCTACATCCACCCGATTATCGAGCGCGAAAACTTCACGCTCCTGACCGGCCTCCGCGCCCGCCAGCTGGTATTCGACGCGGACAAGCGCTGCACCGGCGTGGACGTGGTGGACTCGGCGTTCGGCCGGACCCACCGGCTCTCCGCGCACCGCGAGGTCATCCTGTCCACCGGCGCCATCGACTCCCCCAAGCTGCTGATGCTGTCCGGCATCGGCCCCGCAGCGCACCTCGCCCACCACGGGATCGAGGTCCTGGTGGACTCCCCCGGCGTGGGTGAGCACCTGCAGGACCACCCCGAAGGCGTCGTGCAGTTCGAGGCCAAACAGCCGATGGTGCAGACGTCCACGCAGTGGTGGGAGATCGGCATCTTCACCCCCACCGAGGACGGCCTGGACCGCCCGGACCTGATGATGCACTACGGCTCCGTCCCGTTCGACATGAACACCCTGCGGCACGGCTACCCCACCACGGAGAACGGCTTCAGCCTCACCCCGAACGTCACGCACGCCCGTTCCCGCGGCACCGTCCGGCTGCGCAGCCGCGACTTCCGCGACAAGCCGATGGTGGACCCCCGCTATTTCACGGACCCCGACGGCCACGACATGCGCGTCATGGTGGCCGGCATCCGCAAGGCCCGCGAAATCGCCGGGCAGCCCGCCATGGCGGAATGGACCGGGCGTGAGCTTTCGCCCGGCATCGAGGCACAGACCGACGAGGAACTGCGGGAGTACATCCGCAAGACCCACAACACCGTCTACCACCCGGTGGGCACCCTCCGGATGGGCCCTTCCGACGACGACATGTCACCGCTGGATCCCGAGCTGCGTGTCAAGGGCGTCACCGGCCTGCGCGTCGCCGATGCCTCGGTCATGCCGGAACACGTCACCGTCAACCCCAACATCACCGTCATGATGATCGGCGAGCGCTGCGCGGACCTCATCCGCGCCGGCCGGTCCGGCGACACCATGACCATGGAAGAAATGGAGCTCACCGCGTCCCTCGCCTAA
- a CDS encoding amino acid permease, with protein sequence MAEPSKSIDSSGMDEFGYTQTLDRSIGKFASFAAGVSYISILTGVFQLFYFGFSMAGPAYAWSWPLVFAGQLMVALCFAELAGRYPVAGSVYNWAKRLASGTWSWLAGWLLLISSIVALGAVALALQLTLPQLWSGFQFVGDGTGPYDFAMNGVVLASIMIGISTMINAFGVKLMTRINSIGVFVELIAAVLLILALGWHVMRGPEVFFDTAGFGESHDLGFFGVFLIGAMASGYVMYGFDTASSLGEETKDPKRTAPKAILRAVTASFVLGGLILLFGILAAPDLADPKLGAADGGLQYLVLSVLGGPFGKAFLACIVVAVVVCTLAVHAAAIRMMFAMARDNNLPFSRQLGKVCPVRRTPTVAAIVIGVMAVIPLLVNVMQPAIFTIMSSISIVLIYLSYLLVTVPLLRNRLLKKWPLAEDGSEPGFSLGTWGLPVNILAVLWGGAMTVNLVWPRQEIYNSAPPFEWYLQWGGVLFVAAVAGGGALLYRLKIRHQTGVLAEHAAAVAAHPSSGPVVPAAPEELDVVDAKVH encoded by the coding sequence ATGGCGGAACCCAGCAAGAGTATTGATTCAAGCGGCATGGACGAGTTTGGCTACACGCAGACCCTGGACCGGAGCATCGGCAAGTTTGCCAGCTTCGCGGCAGGCGTCAGCTACATCTCCATCCTCACCGGTGTATTTCAACTGTTCTACTTTGGCTTTTCCATGGCCGGCCCGGCGTACGCCTGGTCCTGGCCCCTCGTCTTCGCGGGCCAGCTGATGGTGGCATTGTGCTTTGCCGAACTGGCGGGCCGCTACCCGGTGGCCGGATCGGTGTATAACTGGGCCAAGCGGCTCGCCTCCGGGACCTGGTCCTGGCTGGCGGGCTGGCTGCTGCTCATCTCGTCCATCGTGGCGCTCGGCGCCGTGGCCCTTGCCCTGCAGCTCACCCTGCCCCAGCTCTGGTCCGGCTTCCAGTTCGTCGGTGATGGCACCGGCCCGTACGATTTCGCCATGAACGGTGTGGTGCTGGCCAGCATCATGATCGGTATTTCCACAATGATCAACGCCTTCGGCGTGAAGCTGATGACCAGGATCAACAGCATCGGCGTCTTCGTGGAACTGATCGCCGCCGTACTCCTGATCCTCGCACTGGGCTGGCACGTGATGCGTGGGCCTGAGGTCTTCTTCGACACCGCAGGCTTCGGGGAGAGCCACGACCTTGGCTTCTTCGGCGTGTTCCTGATCGGCGCCATGGCCTCCGGCTACGTTATGTACGGTTTCGACACAGCCAGCTCCCTCGGAGAGGAAACCAAGGACCCCAAACGCACGGCACCCAAGGCCATCCTGCGTGCCGTCACGGCATCCTTCGTGCTGGGCGGGCTGATCCTCCTCTTTGGCATCCTCGCGGCTCCGGACCTGGCCGACCCCAAGCTCGGGGCGGCCGACGGCGGGCTGCAGTACCTGGTGCTCTCCGTCCTCGGGGGCCCCTTCGGCAAGGCATTCCTCGCCTGCATCGTGGTGGCCGTGGTGGTTTGCACCCTCGCCGTCCACGCCGCCGCGATCCGCATGATGTTCGCCATGGCGCGGGACAACAACCTGCCGTTCAGCCGGCAGCTCGGCAAGGTGTGCCCGGTCCGCCGGACCCCCACCGTCGCTGCCATCGTGATCGGCGTTATGGCCGTCATCCCGCTGCTGGTCAATGTGATGCAGCCGGCAATCTTCACCATCATGTCCAGCATCAGCATCGTCCTGATCTACCTGTCCTACCTGCTGGTCACCGTTCCCTTGCTGCGCAACCGGCTCCTGAAGAAGTGGCCGCTTGCCGAGGACGGCTCCGAGCCCGGCTTCAGCCTGGGCACGTGGGGACTGCCCGTGAACATCCTCGCGGTCCTGTGGGGCGGCGCCATGACGGTGAACCTGGTGTGGCCGCGCCAGGAGATCTACAACTCGGCGCCGCCGTTCGAGTGGTACCTGCAGTGGGGCGGGGTGCTTTTCGTGGCGGCGGTCGCCGGCGGCGGGGCCCTGCTGTACCGGCTGAAGATCCGCCATCAGACCGGGGTGCTGGCGGAGCACGCCGCGGCAGTCGCGGCGCACCCGTCGTCAGGTCCGGTAGTTCCGGCGGCTCCGGAAGAACTGGACGTGGTGGACGCCAAAGTGCATTAG